CCAAGAAAATTCACCAGATTTTGGTCATCATCGGAAAACTGAGTCATAGTTGCACTCCTTGTTGTTGGAGAAATTGACGCATAGCAGCACGAGCATGGAACAATCTGGACTTGACCGTTCCTAGGGGAATATCCAAGATTTCTGCTATCTCTTTTTGTGGTACTTCCTCCAAGTCATGCAAAACTAGTATCGTGCGATGGTCAAAGCTTAAGTTAACCAACCCCTGTTGCACCAAGTCTTGATAATGCAGCGCCATCAAATCTGGAGCATCTTGCTGGGTAGGAGTATGTACCGTAAGCGCCTGTAATTGATTCCGTCGTTGAACTTCTGCTTGTCGCTGATTGCAAGCTAAATTCCACGCAATGCGATACAGCCAGGTCGAGAATTTTGCAGTTTGCCGAAACTTAGGCAATCCTTTCCACGCCCTCAAAAATACTTCCTGCACTAGATCGTCCAGGCTAGATGGTTCGCATTGATGTAAGATTACTCTCACCCGTTGCTGATGGCGACGATAAAGCAGCCCGTAGCTTTGAATATCACCTTGTAAGCACTGCTGTACTAGATAACTATCAGATTCGCTTGCGGATTTGCTGGGGAATTGCCTATTCTTTGAAAGTTTTATTGGCACAACTAACACCTGAGGCTCTCTCCTCCACCCGTTTGTAGCTTGTATTTATTAGACCGGATGGCAAAGCAAAAGGTTCAATAGGTTAGGGTATTGGGGCAGAGTCAAAATTTCTCCCTTATCTGCCTACACCTCCAGATGGGCATATTAAATGATGTAAGGATGTGTAGTTGGCTCTTCAGACTCATGGACTCAATCACCAAGCTAGTAGGGTATAAAATCGCAGAGCAACTTTACGTAGGCTCCAGAACTTTGGTGTACCGGGCTGTGCGGGAGTGCGATCGCACTCCCGTAGTCATCAAAATGCTGCGGAATAATTTTCCCACTTATAACGAACTCGTACAATTCCGCAATCAATATGCGATTGCGAAAAATCTCAACTTGCCCAGTATTATTAAACCTCTAGCGCTGGAACCTTATGAGCAATCCTATATCTTGGTGATGGAAGACTTTGGCGGCATTTCGCTAAAGCAGATACTAAAGCAAAATGGCAAACTGGGAGTTTCTGTATTTTTTCCCATAGCAATTCAAATAGCAGAAGCCCTAGAT
The genomic region above belongs to Calothrix sp. NIES-2098 and contains:
- a CDS encoding RNA polymerase sigma-70 factor, which gives rise to MLVVPIKLSKNRQFPSKSASESDSYLVQQCLQGDIQSYGLLYRRHQQRVRVILHQCEPSSLDDLVQEVFLRAWKGLPKFRQTAKFSTWLYRIAWNLACNQRQAEVQRRNQLQALTVHTPTQQDAPDLMALHYQDLVQQGLVNLSFDHRTILVLHDLEEVPQKEIAEILDIPLGTVKSRLFHARAAMRQFLQQQGVQL